TTTTTAGAAGGTATAATGGTATTAACAGCGATATTGTTAGTTAAAGACTTATAAGTGAGGAAAGGAATTGAGATGAAGCTTAAGAATATTTTTAAGAAAAAGGATAAACCAAATCAAAGCCGTTCCGTGTTAGATACTATGGTACCGGCAGCGAATAACCACAGCACGGCGAGAAGAGCCGGAGACAGCATTGCAAGTCAGAAGAATAAGATCAGAGTAGAAGATAAATAGAGGGGTATTTTATTTTCTGATAATCCGCTTTTGACAGCATATATTGATGACGAAAAAACCGATGAGAATGGGGTACCAAAATCATCGGTTTTGTTTTGCTCTATTTTCTTATCTTGTCTAGGAATTTCACTAGTGGGCTAAGGGTTTTGGTGAATGAACCACCTAGCAGGATTAGATTTCCGCCAAAGCTCTTTTTGAAATTATAGTTGCCTGTTGAGTTTATAGCCTGATCTGTCTCTATTGTGCCGTAGAAGTTGTATCTAGGGTAGCCGTTCATGTGGGCGTATTTTATCATTTCCCAGTTTAGCATAGTTGCACCACCTAGATGCATGTACTCGGCATAGGAACCGCCAAAGAGGAAGATTACCTCATCTCCGTAGCACATGAAGAGGTAGGATGAAAGGTTTACCGTAGGTGTAGTGATATTCAGCGCTTCAAACTCTCTTTTACGCTTCTGGTAGCTTCCTAGCTGGTCCTTGGCATCGGTGATGAGACCCTTGGTCTTCTTGGATTGTCCTCTTTCTGATAGCTCTGCGATTCTGTTCTCAAACAAAGCGATGTTATCATCGAGATATTTTGTGTACTCCTCACAGTCGATATATGCTTTTAGGAACTTGGCATTTTCGCCAAATTCAGCCTTAATCGTCTCAAAATATTCAAGTGGCTGGATGAAGAAGCTCTTTCGTTCGGATGTCTTCTCGAGTATGTCGTAGAACTCAGGAAGCTCATCCATGTTTAGCTCCTTGATTCTGATGTGAGATTCCTTGTATTTCTTGATGCTTCCTCTGAGCGAGCTGTAAAAGCTCTTGTATATATCTTCGGCATCAGTAAACTGCTCAAGTCTCTTGACAAAAATCTGGTCGATTGAGCCAGAACCTGTGCGATCAATGGTTCTATTGAAACCGAGATCACATATCATATCAAAAAGATCCTTGTTCTTCTCTTCCTCAACCTCTAGTTTATCGTTATATATGAGATTTTCTATTGAGGAATGAAACTCTAGAATTTGCGCCTTTTTCTTAACATAGAGCTCAATAGCTGATATAACAGCCTTGACGAGCACAAGATCGCTATAGTCCATCAAAGGGCCCTGATATATGCATGCCTTCTTGAAAAACTTCATGTGCGGTCTATATGTTATAATACTCTGTCCTATAAGCCTATCTCCATCGGTGATTTCGACGGCTTCAAGACCCACATAGCTTCCCATCCCAAGCTGAGTACGTGCAAAGGCTGCGCTCTGCATGAAATCAGACCTACTGAAATCAAGCTGTCTTTGCTCGAATTTCTCTAAGCTTATTTGTGTGACTTCTATTGACATATTTTCTCCTTTTGAATAAGGTGTTAACCGTGTATTTGTCAGTGACTAATGAGCCTTTCTGACGCGTTTTATCAAAGAAAGTATAGGATTTACATTCTTAATGAAGCTTCCTAGCAAAATCTGCAAGTTGCCTCCAAAATTTTTCTTGAAGTGGTAATTTCCTTTGGCCTTTGTAATCTGGTCGGTTTCTATAGTTCCATGGAAATTATATCTTTCGTAGCCATTCTCAAAAGCATACCTAATCATCTCCCAGTTGATGAGAGTTGAACCTCCGAAATTGAGGTATTTCTCGATAGAACCACCACTCATTATGATTACCTCTTTGCCGTAGCATACGAGGACATATGATGAAAGAAGGACAATATCTTCGCTTATACCTAGCTTTTCGTAGTCCTCTTTGCGCTTGATAAAGCTTCTAAGTCTATCGTTTGCATCGTTTAGCTGACCCTTGGTTTTCTTGGTCTGTGCCTGCTGATTTAACTCTGCAATCTTATCCTCGAACATGCTTATATTAGAAGCAATATAGTTTTCGTATTCCTTGCAATCTAGGAATGCTCCCATAATCTTAGCCTTGTCACCGAAGTTTTTCTTAAGAAGAACGTAGTATTCTTCGGTCTGAAGTGCGAAACTCTTGCGCTCTGCTGTCTCAGAATAGACTCTGTAGTAGTCGCCTATTTCGCTTTCATCCATTTCGCGAACCTTTACGCATGACTCAGAGAATTTTTTGATACTACTTCTGAACGCGCTTGATAGCTCCTTTGAAATCTCATCAAAGGAAGCGTAGCCCTTGAGGGACTTAACGAAAATCTGGTCTATGGATTCAGCGCAGCTTCTGTCTACAAAGTTTTTGAATGAGAGTTCATCAAATGCTAACTTAACGTGTTCATTCAGCGTTTCCTCTGTTTCTAAGGCGTCATTAAGAACAAAATGAACTAGAGGTGGATTTATCCTTATCTCATCGCACTTCTTTCTCATGTAAGCTTGAAGTGCAGAGAAGACTTCCTTGAGCTCATCTTTGCTCATGGATGAGTAATCGAGAAGTGGTCCGTTTAGGATGCAGGCTTCCTTGAAAAACCTGAATATGCTCCTGTAATTTATAATGCTCTGGCCTATGAACTGACCGTCCTTAAGAATCTTTACAGTTTCGGTATCTAAATAAACAGCTCTTGCGCTCTGGCATAAAGCCATCTCCGCAGACTGCTGAAAATTCATACAGTCAAAGTCGTACTGCCTGCTTGCAAATTCTTCAATTGTAATGGGTTTAATTTCTATTGACATATATTTTCTCTTTAAAACTTAAATTATACTCAATATAAAATTATATCACTCTGAGATATGCTTGTACATAAAAACTTAAGCTATCAGAAGTGGTCTAGCTAATCAAAAGAGCTGAACTTTGATTAAAGCAATCTGAGTACTGAGCAGGTCTCAACCGCAATTCCGACCTTCATTGCTTCCTCGCTAGGAGCAAGGTGCTCGTTGTGCAGAGGATAGCTATCTTCGTTTTCTGGAGTGACACCAATATTGAAATAGCAGCTATCTGCAGCCATGGCGAAATAGGCGAAATCATCAGCGCCAAGGCTAGGCTCAGGCATTATTGCAATTGCCTCATCTCCGTAAAGCTCTCTAGCAACACCTTCGACAAGCGCGCATACTGAATCGCTATTAATCAAAGCAGGATATCCATCATTGTGCCAATATATATCAGCGCTTCCACCATAGGCAGCGCAAATACCATCAACAATCTGAGCAAACTTATTTCTGATTGAATCCATAACGGCAGGTTCAAGGGCTCTCATGGTTCCTCTGAGCTTTGCGGTTCCTGCGATTACATTAGGAGCTTCGCCTGCCTGAAACTTACCTATTGTCACGATTACAGGTGTCGTCGGTGCGTTAAATCTAGAGGATATGGTCTGAACTGATGTGACGATGTTGCTTGCCATAACTATCGCATCGACACCTCCCTCAGGGTGAGCACCGTGGCATCCCTTGCCGTTTACAGTAAGCTCAAATTCCTGAGTCGCCGCATTCATAGGACCGTACTTTAGAACCACAGTGCCAGCTTTGTAGTTAGGATCTATGTGCAGGGCTATGACCTTATCGACCTTAGGATTCTCCATGCAGCCTGCTTCAATTAACTGCTTAGCTCCTCCGATGGTTTCCTCTGCTGGCTGGAAAAATAGCTTCACAGCGCTGTCATTTGCATTTATCTCAGGCTCAAGCTCCTTGAGGAGCATGGCCGTACCAAGTAGGATAGCTGTGTGCATATCGTGTCCGCAGGCGTGCATAACGCCTTCTACCTTTGATGCGTAAGGAAGCCCGGTGTTTTCACATACTGGAAGAGCATCCATATCTGCTCTAATTCCAACAGCTCTAGAACCATGACCGATTTGGGCAACAACACCATATCCTGCGATACCGCTCTGGTAGCTTATGCCGTGCTCATCTAAAACCTTGCAAACAAGTGCTGAGGTTTCTTTCTCTTGCTGGCTTAGCTCAGGATTTTCGTGAAGCTGCCTTCTAATTTTTACAATCTCTGGGTAGATGCTATCAACCTTTTCTTTTACATTAAAATTGACATTCATATCTATATGGCTGAGGGCGAGCCCTCGCTCCTTTCTGCATTATGTAATAGCGATTTTACCGCCTAGATTATTTGTTTAATTATACCCTTTGAGCAAGGTATTTTCAAGCTGAGAAGATAGGCAGATGAGCTGGCATATCAAAGTTAAATATCAGCGTGCATACATTAGGGGAAACGGTTCTATAAGATTAATTTTTATGGTAGAATATCGCTAAGGGCATGAGCCCAAACCCAAGAAAAATTAATTTTGATATAACATATAGGAGGACAAGATGAGAGTATACATAAGTGCAGATATAGAAGGCGTTACAAATGTAACTGACTGGACAGAGACAGAGAGAATTGGCGGAACTGGATACGAGTGGGCCTGCGAGCAGATGACTAGAGAGGTCTCAGCTGCCTGTCTTGGAGCGCTAGAAGCAGGAGCAGATGAAGTAGTTGTTAAGGACAGCCACGACAGTGCACTAAACCTAATTCCTGACAAGCTTCCAAGGGGGGTTAAGCTTATCCGCGGATGGGCGGCTTCGACAGACTCGATGATGGCTCTTGTGGATAGAGACTTCGACCTTGCTTTCATGGTCGGATACCACTCAGAGGGATATAGCAACAAGAACCCGTTAGCTCACACAATGACATATGCGAGACTAATGGCGACAAAGCTAAACGGCAAGCTTATATCAGAGATGGACAATAATGTTTTGATATGTGCAAACCATGGTGTTCCAATTGGACTAATTGCTGGGGACAAGGCCCTTTGCGATAAGGCAGAGGCAGAACTTCCTGGCGTTTGCGTGGCTGCAGTCAAAGAAGGAATTGGCGGAGCTACTTTCAGCCTTCATCCGCTAGATGCTTGTGATTTGATTAAGGCACAGGCATATGAGGCAGTTAAACGCCTGCAGAAGGGTGAAATTAAGTGCATAGATATGCCTGAGCATTTTGAACTAGAGTTTATGTTCAAGGAGCACAAGGATGCTAGCAATGCAGCAAACTATATCGGAGCAGAGCTAGTAGATGCACATACGGTGGTTTATAGGTGTGATAGCTTCAAGGAATACATTACAGCCTATGACTTCATGCACTAGGGATAGCTAGTGAATACTCATCAATTTTAAATCATAAGGAGAATCTAAATGGGACTTCCAAAAGACTGCGGTCTTGAATTGCACCACAAATGGAAAAGAGGAAAGCTGAATAAGATTACAGATGTTAAGGGCCTAAAGGTCGCTAGCGTGACTATACAGGATAATGAGATAAACACAGGGGTTACAGCCATACTTCCTCATGAGGGAAATATCTTTAGATCAAAGGTGGTAGCTGGAGCTTCTGTACTCAACGGCTTTGGAAAAAGCCTTGGCATAGTTCAGCTTAAGGAGCTCGGAAATATAGAGACTCCTATAATAATGACAAATACCTTGTCCGTAGGAGAGGCTACGACTGCTTTGACAAAGTATTGCCTAGAGCAAAACGAGGACATAGGCGTAAGTACGGGAACTGTGAATCCGCTTGTGACTGAGTGTAATGATGGCAGGCTGAACGACATCAGAGGGCTTCATGTAAGAGAAGAACATGTTAGAGAAGCTCTTAGACTTGCAGAAGAAAGTAGTCCTGACTTTGAGGAGGGCGCAGTTGGTGCTGGCACAGGAATGTGCTGCCTGGGGTTCAAAGGCGGAATAGGATCTGCGTCTAGATGCGTAGAGCTGGATGGATGCGAATATACGATTGGAGCATTGGTTCTCTCAAATTTTGGTGAAGAGGGAAATCTAGTAATAGGCGGAAGACACTACGGAAGCGAGCTTTTGCCAAAGGTTAAAGAAAGGCTAAAGTCTGATATAGACGACTCTCTTGCAAAAGATAAGGGCTCAATCATAATGCTCATAGCAACGGACATACCGCTCTCGTCTCGCCAGCTTGAGAGAATTGCAAATAGAGCAGCGATAGCACTTGGCAGAACGGGCTCCTACATGGGTAACGGGTCAGGAGATATAGCCATTGCCTTTTCAACAGCAAACAGAATGCCTCACTACAGTGATGAAAAGTTTGTAGAGATGAAGGCTATTCATGAGGATGCGATAGACAAGGTGTTTGAGCCAGCGGTTGAAGCGCTAGAAGAGTCCATCATAAGCTCGCTCTACCATGCGAAGACAACCCGGGGAGTTCGCGGCAAGCTCGTTTACGGACTAAGAGAATTTATATAATTTAAGGAGACGGTTGTGTTAGGGATTATAGGCGGAATGGGCCCTATGGCATCGGCAGTTTTCTACGACATGATAAGTAGTAAGACAGATGCGAGCTGCGACCAGGAGAATCTCAATTTGATTTTACTGAGTCACGCAGGGATGCCAGATAGGACTAGAGC
The nucleotide sequence above comes from Eubacterium sulci ATCC 35585. Encoded proteins:
- a CDS encoding D-aminopeptidase; translated protein: MGLPKDCGLELHHKWKRGKLNKITDVKGLKVASVTIQDNEINTGVTAILPHEGNIFRSKVVAGASVLNGFGKSLGIVQLKELGNIETPIIMTNTLSVGEATTALTKYCLEQNEDIGVSTGTVNPLVTECNDGRLNDIRGLHVREEHVREALRLAEESSPDFEEGAVGAGTGMCCLGFKGGIGSASRCVELDGCEYTIGALVLSNFGEEGNLVIGGRHYGSELLPKVKERLKSDIDDSLAKDKGSIIMLIATDIPLSSRQLERIANRAAIALGRTGSYMGNGSGDIAIAFSTANRMPHYSDEKFVEMKAIHEDAIDKVFEPAVEALEESIISSLYHAKTTRGVRGKLVYGLREFI